One part of the Tunicatimonas pelagia genome encodes these proteins:
- a CDS encoding sugar transferase — MGYVIVKYGVDWIVALVLLLLLAPVISGLLLLLTIAGQESPIFSQARVGYREQVFTLYKIKTMYSTEVLKQQPWLGSFCRFLRQYSVDEIPQLGNVLKGDMSLVGPRPLLVEYLPLYSNQQKRRHQVRPGITGWAQVHGRNALDWPKRFALDVWYVDNYSLKLDVKILARTLAHLIHPKGVRPEGLTDFEKFRGNSANQ; from the coding sequence ATGGGATATGTTATTGTAAAATACGGAGTGGATTGGATAGTGGCACTGGTTTTACTGCTGCTATTAGCCCCGGTTATTAGCGGATTATTATTGCTCCTTACAATAGCGGGGCAAGAGTCACCCATCTTTTCTCAGGCCAGAGTGGGGTACCGGGAACAGGTATTCACATTGTACAAGATTAAGACGATGTATTCAACTGAAGTGCTTAAGCAGCAACCTTGGCTGGGAAGTTTTTGTCGGTTTCTTCGCCAGTATTCCGTAGATGAAATTCCTCAATTGGGGAATGTGCTAAAAGGAGATATGTCGTTGGTGGGGCCTCGCCCGTTGCTAGTAGAATATTTGCCTCTTTATAGTAATCAACAAAAAAGGCGACACCAAGTGAGGCCGGGCATCACGGGCTGGGCGCAAGTACACGGTCGTAATGCCCTGGATTGGCCGAAGCGATTTGCGTTGGATGTTTGGTACGTTGATAACTATTCACTAAAGCTGGATGTCAAAATCCTGGCTCGTACCCTTGCCCATTTAATACACCCCAAAGGAGTGCGTCCGGAAGGGTTAACTGATTTTGAAAAGTTTCGGGGCAATTCGGCTAATCAATAG